TCGCCATTTGGTCCAAACTTACCGACGCGGGCTGCCTGGCCTGACGTAGACCAAGACCAAGGTCATCGTCCTCAACCCAGGAGACCCGCCGGTGAAAACCGACGAGCCCCGCTCTTCATTACCTTTTTCCAACCTTTTCCAGTCAATGCATACGATCATCCCAGCCCTCAGCCACTCCGAGACCGACAGCAACGTCGCCGTCGCGGAGTTCCGTCAACCTCGCTACGAGATCACGGACCTCGCGCAGGCGCTGAAACTCGCCGTGTTCATCCCCGGCGTGGATCCCAGCCACGTGGACATCACCACGCGCGGACCGGACCTCGTGATCGTCGCACGCAAGAACCATCCGGTGCGGATCAATTTCTCCGCGCTCCACCTCGAAGCCGCCCAGCGCGACTACGAGCTGAAGCTCCGCCTCGGCCTCGGTTTCGATTTCGATACGCTCCGTGCCGAGATGCGCGACGGCGTCCTAATGATCGTCGTGCCGAAACGTAATGTTTCTGTGACACGCAGCTTGGCACGCCGCGTGGCATGAAACCGGCTATAAGATTTGTCGCATAGCTTCCCCCGCCTAGCGGGGGTTTGGGGTAGATAACAGCAATGGCGGGCCGCCCAGGGGTGGGCGGCCCGCTTCCCATTTAGGGGTCCGAGATACGCCCGATCGCGAGTTATTCACAAAACACCCGCGCTCCCTCCACGCTGGCAGCGAAATTCTCCCGCCCGACGCGCCGCATCACCGAACACCGCATGCGCGCCGCCGCGTCGTCACGCCGCATCGCATGGCCGGCGCAGGCAGCGCTGCGCAAAATTTTTCCCGTTCCGGCATTTTCTAAGAAACAAAATGCCGTCCCCGCGTTTCCTAAGAGCAGCAAGCCTCTCCCATCATGACGCACTTCACCCAACGCCTCAGCCGCGCCGCTTCGGCCGGTTTCGCCCCTCGCTCGGGCGCGATGCGCGATGTGCTGTGGGGGCGTCCGGTTTTCCGTGCACCGCAACTCAACCCGCGCGTGCCCTTCGAGCCGCTGCCCTTCACGGCCAATCGCATCACCCGCCGTGTCGCTGACGCCGCCGATTCCGCGGCCTCGCTGATCAACGTTCCGGCACCGGCCAACTGACGCGCGCCTCGCCGCCCGCGTCCTGCCGCAACCGTTCCGCCAGCGCCGGCAACACGCGCCGAAACTCGTCGTCGATCTGCCACGGCGGATTCAGCACGAGCAGCCCGCAGCCTTTCATGCGCACCTGCGCGGAATCCGCCGCGATCTGCAACTCCGCGCACAACGCCGGCGGCGCGAACGGTGACTCCGCCACCTCGCGCAGGAACCGGTCGCTCTTCGCCCGCTCCGTGATCGGATACCAGATCGCATAGGTCCCGCTCGGAAAACGCGCCAGCGCCTCGCGCAGCGCCAGCCGGATGTCGGCGAACTCGCTCGCGTTCTCGAACGGCGGATCAATCAGCACCAGCGCGCGCTTCTCCGGCGGCGGCAGCATCGCCTTCAACGCCGTGTAGCCGTCCATGCGCTGCACCGACACACGCCGGTGCGCGCGGAAATCCTGCGCCAACGCCTCCGCATCGTCCTCGCGCAACTCGCACAGCACCGCACGATCCTGCGCGCGCAGCTGCGCCGCCACGATCCACGGCGAACCGGGATAAAGCTGCGGCTCGCCCGCCGCCACGGCGCCACTCGCGCGCGCCTGGAATTCCCGCACCGCCGCCACGTAGCGCGACACTTCCTCCGGCAAACCCGCCGCCCCCCACACGCGCCCGATGCCCGCCGGCCATTCCGGCGCGCGCTCGCGCCCGTCCGGCAACACATTGGTCGTGCTCAGGTCGTAGCCGCCGCGCCCGGCGTGAGTGTCGAGGTAGAGAAAACCCTTCTCCTTCCGTTGCATCGCGCGCACGAGCTGCTGCAACAGCACATGCTTGAACACGTCGGCATAGTTCCCGGCGTGGTAATGATGACGGTAATTCACGGGCTCAGAACACCGGCACCTTCACCACCGCCTTGTGCACGACCTGCGCGACGCCGCTCGCCAGTTGCAGCGAAGGCATGTGGCCGTCCGCCGGGAAAAAGAGCGCTGCGTCATCCGCACGCATCACGAGACGCGAAGCGTGCGCCGTGTCGGCGTATTTGATCAGGTCGCGCTCGGCATTGAATTCCATAGTGGTCGTCAACCGGCTGATATCGTCGACTTCCATCGCCTCCTCGCCCGCGACGATGACCTGCACATCGATGTATTTCCGGTGCGACTCGAAAAATCCCTCCGGCCGCGGCTTGGCCTGATAAACCTGCTCGATGACGAACGCTCCGCCGCCGAGATCCAATTTCTGGCTGGTGCCGACCGCCGTCGCGAGGATGCGACGATTGACTGCCGATCCGGGTCGCAGCGCCTCTTCCACGTAGGCGAATGCCTCCGCGAACTGCGGAGCCGATTGTTGCGCGCGAACGACGGCGAAAGGTCCGAAAATTGCCATGCCTCGAGGATTTGCCCGCACCACGCGTCCGGCAAGAGCGTTCCACCGCCGCCACCCCACCCCGTCGAGCTCGGTCCGCCGCGGCGAAAAAAAGTTCGAGGGGAAAGCGCCGATATGTCGTATTACACCTCCAGCGCCGATTCATTCCGAACGGCGGCTCTCCCAACCAACCTCCCTCCCCAGACTACATGAAAAACCTGACTCGCCTCGTCGTCACCCTCTTCGCGCTCACCCTCGGCTCGCTCGCCTTCGCCGGCGACGACGCCAAGAAGGAAACCTGCAAGGACAAGGACTGCAAGGAGTGCAACTGCTCCAAGGACGGCAAGACCTGCGCCTGCAAGAAGGACGAAAAGGCGCCCGAGAAGAAATAACCCACCGCGACCACCGTCGCTCCTTTCCCGAGCCCGCTCCGACCGAGCGGGCTTTTTGTTTTGGCCAGTCGGACGTGACCGCCCCGAATGTGCTGCCGACGCCTGACGCGCCCAGCGTTCGCGCCCTCTCCCGCGCGAACGAACGACACCAGACGGTCGTTCTTCGCGCGACCTCCGCGGCTCAATTCTCCGCCAGCGACGACGCCTCGTCCACAAGCTCGACGAACTCGGCGCGGTAGCCGCCGGTGTCGTCGCCGGTGCCCTCGCGCGCCCACTCGGAGATCGCCGCGAAACTGGCTTCGCCGTGGTGCGGCGAATTCTTCAGGCGCATGCCGAAAGCCGCCACGGCCGCCGCAAACTTGAAGTCCGCGCTCGCGTCCGCGAAAGCCTTGCCGGTATCGCGCAACGGGAACTCGAGCTTCGTGCTCACGTCGCCCGCCGGCTCCTTGTAGCGCACCTTCAGCGTGAGCAACTCGCCACTCGCCCTTGCCATGTTCCCCGCTCCCCGCTCCCCGCTCCCCGCTTTCTGGTATTTCAGCGCATCGACCGAGCCAGCCTCCGGCATCGGCACGCCGACCGGGATCACTTCGTAGAGCGCCGTCACGGTGTGGCCCGCACCGATTTCACCGGCGTCGACGTTGTCGTTGTTGAAATCTTCCTTCCGCAACAGGCGGTTCTCATAGCCGATGAGCCGATAGGCCTGCGCGACTGCCGGATTGAACTCCACTTGGAGCTTCACGTCCTTCGCGATCGTCACGAGCGTGCCGCCGGCCTGTTCGACGAGCGTCTTCTTCGCCTCGGCGAGCGAGTCGATGTAGGCGTAGTTGCCATTACCCTTGTCGGCCAGCTGCTCGAGCGTGCTGTCCTTGTAGTTGCCCATGCCAAAGCCGAGCACGCTGAGGAACACCCCGCTCTTCGCCTTCTCCTGGATCAAGTCGGTCAACTGACTCTCGTCCGACACGCCGAGGTTGAAGTCGCCGTCCGTCGCCAGCACCACGCGGTTGACGCCGCCGGTGACGAAGTTCGCCTTCGCGATGTCGTAGGCGAGCTGGATGCCCGCCGCGCCGTTGGTCGAGCCCTCTGCCTGCAACTGATCGATCGCGGAAATGATCTTCGCCTTCTCGCGCACCGGCGTCGACGGCAGCGCCATGCCCGACGCACCCGCGTAGACGACGATCGCCACGCGATCGTCGGTCCGGAGCTTTTCGAGCATCATCCGCAGCGACTGCTTCACGAGCGGGAGCTTGTTCGCCGCATTCATCGAGCCGGACACATCCAACAGGAACACGAGGTTCGCCTTCGGCCGCGCCGCATCGCTGACCTCACGCCCCTTCAACCCGATGCGCACGAGCCGGTGCTCTGGCGCCCACGGCGCGCTCGCCACCTCCAAATGCGCGGCAAACGGCGCGCGATCGCTCGGCGGCGCGTAGCGATATGGGAAATAATTCACCAGCTCCTCGATGCGCACCGCGCCCTTCGGCGGCAGGTGCTTCTGTTGGAGGAAGCGCCGGACGTTCGCGTAGGACGCCGTGTCGACATCGACCGAGAAGGTCGACAGCGGATTCTGCGCGACCGTGAGAAACGGATTTTCTTCCGTGTGTGCGTAGCTTTCGGTGTTCGACGGTTCGGTCTGTGGCAGCACCAAACCGCCCGTGAGGAGCGCTGGCGCGCGCTTGGCGCTCAAAGGCGAACTCATCCGCGCCGCCGCTGGGCGAGCGCCGACCGGCCCGCTATACCCGAACGTCATCGGTTCCTGCGCGGCACCTGCGGTGGTCTGTGCCGCACTGGTCACGGCGAATTGCTCGAGTTTGACCATCTCGTTTCCTTGGTTCGCGCGCAACTCGAGCGGCGTCGAGAAGGCCACATCCCCGCTCGCAACTTGATTGGAGCTCGCACCCGCCAGCGCGACTTGCGCGGCATCGGTCGGAGGAGGCGGCGGCGGAGTCGACGGCAAAGCGAACGTCACGGCCGGACGCGGCGTCTGCTCCTGCGATTGGATCTGTGCCGCGAGCGCACGCTCTTCGGACTCGAGCATGCGCTTCCCCTTTTCTTTTGCGCGCATCGCATCCGCCATCGTCTCGTTCATCTCGATGTAGCGCTTCTGCTCCTTCGCCGAATATTCGGCGGAGGTGAAAAACATCACCGCGAAGCACGCCGCCGCGAGGCTGGCGGTCATGTAATAGAGCGCGGGGAACTGCAGCAGCTTGCTGCGCTTCCGACGATATTCGTCGACCGGCTCAGCCTTCGGCTGCGCCGCGAGGACTGCAGCCGCATCGATCAAGTTGTCCGCTCCCGCCGGCTCCTCCGCCAGCGCCTCGCCGAGCATCGCCGCCGCGGCGCGGATTTCCTCCACCGCTTTCTGCGCCTCCGGGTGCTGCTGCAGCCACCGTTCAAACTCGGCGCGTTCCGCCGGCTCCATCTCGTCGAGCGCGTAAGCCGTCAGGCGAGGATCGTCTTGGTTGAATTCCGAAATTTTCATGGTCGTTCCTTTTCCGGGGCGCGCCTCACTCGGCCTGCGCCGCCATCTCCTTTCGCAGCCGCGCCACGGCGGTGTGCAGAATGAAGCCGACATTCGTCACCGACAGCGACGTGATGCGGCTGATTTCCTTGTAGCTGAAACCGTTTTGAAACTTGAGGCGCACCACTTCCTGCTGGTTGCGCGGCAGCCTCTCGATGAGCTTCAACACCGCAGCTTGCGCCTCGGCCCGCTCCGCGCCCGCGCCGGGCAACGGCTCGGCGGCCGTCAAGCGCTCGGCCTGGCCTTCCTCGAAGAACTTCATGCGCCCCTCCTTCCGCAGCACGTCGAGCGTGCGATGGCGGCAGACCGTGAACAGCCACTCCGCGAGGTGTCCCTCGACGTCGGCCGGTTTCTGCGCGAGCAATTTGACGAAGGTATCCTGCACGACGTCACGCGCGCGATCGGCGTCCCCGTGCAAGAGTCGGGTGGCATAGCGCAGCAACGGCGCTTGATGGCGGGCGACCGCCGTCTCCACGAAGGCATGGCTTTCATTGATTGTTCCTGGGGTGTTCACGTCACCTGCCATGCTCGACGCGCGAGCCTGCGCCTTCTTAGGCCCGAAACCAGAAAAATTGCGCCGCGGATCTCAACGCCCCGCGGGCACGCCCGCCGCCGCCGTCTCCGGCCGCGCACCGAACACGACCTCGACCACGTTGCGCACGAACTGCTCGTCCGAAATGCCTTCGTCCACCTCGGACGGCAACGTCGTCAGTGAACGGAAATGCCGCGCCAGTTCCGCGAACAGCGTCACGCGCGCCGCATCCTCCAACTCCTCCCGCCGCCACAACGCTTGCAACGCCGCATACGCCAGCGCCGGGCTGATCTGCGCCCGCAAGCGCGCCGCCACGTGCTGGTGGCCGCGCAGCGAATTGTATTTTCCCAACACGATGCCGCCGAGATCCACGCGCACCGGCGGCGCCTCGTGCACGACGATCGTCGCCGCCGCGAAATCGCCGAGCCGCTGGCTCTTCCGCCCCATCAACGCCGCCACGCCGCCGACGAGATACGCGACTGGCAGCACATCCACCGCGCGCAGCAGGTTGCGGATCACGACCTGCGAAAACCGCAGCGGCAGCCCGCGCTCGTCCATCACCCGCAGCCGCAACATCCGTTTCCCGAGCGTCTGCCCGTTCCACAGCCACTCCAGCGCGATGCCGTAACCGGTCACCCAAATGAAGAACCCGATCCGCACCGCCCCGCGCGCGATGTCCGCGCTCAGCAACCCCAGCAGCAAAATCGCCGTCGAGATCGCCGTCCACGCCGCCATGATCGTCAGCGCGTCGACGAACCACGCCGCCAGCCGCGTCACCGGACTCGCCAGATGAAACGTGAAGCTCACGCCCTCCGGCGTGCGCACCCGCAAGCGATCCACGCGCTCGTCCGTCACGACGCCGCCTCCTGCGCCTTCCCGCGCCCGACCCAGCCGAGATACGCGACCAACAAACCGAATTCCACCACGCCGAACGCGATCTTCAACGCATAGGGGATCGCCGGCTCGTGATACTGCGACAAATACGACTCCACCACGCCCGCCCACACCAGCATCAGCGCCGTGCCGGCCGCCAGCGTCGCGACGTCATCCGCCACCGCGCGCAAGCGCACCGCCAGCGGACGCCCGTCGTCGCGCCCGATCACCGCGCGCGCCAGCACGAAGCCGCCCGTCGCTCCGACGAGAATCGCCGGAATCTCGATCACCCCGTGCGGCAGCAGCCACCCCGCGAGAAACACGCCCTGCCCCGCCAGCAGATAATCCGCGATCACCGCCCCGAGAATCACGCCGTTGTAGAACAGCAGCACGAGCGTCCCCGCGCCCCACGCGAAGCCCAGCGCCAGCGCGAACAGCGACACGCGCGTGTTGTGCGTCATCAGCTCGCCGGCGAACGTCGCCTTGTGTCCGGCCAGCCGGTCCTTCATCGCCGCCTCTTCTTCGGCGACGCGGTCCGCCGGACTCCCCTGCAAATGCGAGAACGGCATCAGCGCTTCCTTCGCCTCCGGGTCCACCGCCACCGCCACGCCGCCGAAAATCGCGCCGGCCAAGGTCACCACCACCGTCAGCAACAGCGCTCGCGCATGCCGCCGCAGCGTCTGCGGAAACGTCGCGCTCAGCCACTGCCACGGCCGCAACCGCGCCGCGCCCGCCCGCCGCGTGCCGTGGATCTCCGCGTAAGCCCGCGCCACGAGCAACTCCAGCCGCCGCCGCATCTCCGGC
This window of the Candidatus Didemnitutus sp. genome carries:
- a CDS encoding Hsp20/alpha crystallin family protein, whose protein sequence is MHTIIPALSHSETDSNVAVAEFRQPRYEITDLAQALKLAVFIPGVDPSHVDITTRGPDLVIVARKNHPVRINFSALHLEAAQRDYELKLRLGLGFDFDTLRAEMRDGVLMIVVPKRNVSVTRSLARRVA
- a CDS encoding 23S rRNA (adenine(2030)-N(6))-methyltransferase RlmJ, with the translated sequence MNYRHHYHAGNYADVFKHVLLQQLVRAMQRKEKGFLYLDTHAGRGGYDLSTTNVLPDGRERAPEWPAGIGRVWGAAGLPEEVSRYVAAVREFQARASGAVAAGEPQLYPGSPWIVAAQLRAQDRAVLCELREDDAEALAQDFRAHRRVSVQRMDGYTALKAMLPPPEKRALVLIDPPFENASEFADIRLALREALARFPSGTYAIWYPITERAKSDRFLREVAESPFAPPALCAELQIAADSAQVRMKGCGLLVLNPPWQIDDEFRRVLPALAERLRQDAGGEARVSWPVPER
- a CDS encoding YhcH/YjgK/YiaL family protein, whose product is MAIFGPFAVVRAQQSAPQFAEAFAYVEEALRPGSAVNRRILATAVGTSQKLDLGGGAFVIEQVYQAKPRPEGFFESHRKYIDVQVIVAGEEAMEVDDISRLTTTMEFNAERDLIKYADTAHASRLVMRADDAALFFPADGHMPSLQLASGVAQVVHKAVVKVPVF
- a CDS encoding von Willebrand factor type A domain-containing protein; amino-acid sequence: MKISEFNQDDPRLTAYALDEMEPAERAEFERWLQQHPEAQKAVEEIRAAAAMLGEALAEEPAGADNLIDAAAVLAAQPKAEPVDEYRRKRSKLLQFPALYYMTASLAAACFAVMFFTSAEYSAKEQKRYIEMNETMADAMRAKEKGKRMLESEERALAAQIQSQEQTPRPAVTFALPSTPPPPPPTDAAQVALAGASSNQVASGDVAFSTPLELRANQGNEMVKLEQFAVTSAAQTTAGAAQEPMTFGYSGPVGARPAAARMSSPLSAKRAPALLTGGLVLPQTEPSNTESYAHTEENPFLTVAQNPLSTFSVDVDTASYANVRRFLQQKHLPPKGAVRIEELVNYFPYRYAPPSDRAPFAAHLEVASAPWAPEHRLVRIGLKGREVSDAARPKANLVFLLDVSGSMNAANKLPLVKQSLRMMLEKLRTDDRVAIVVYAGASGMALPSTPVREKAKIISAIDQLQAEGSTNGAAGIQLAYDIAKANFVTGGVNRVVLATDGDFNLGVSDESQLTDLIQEKAKSGVFLSVLGFGMGNYKDSTLEQLADKGNGNYAYIDSLAEAKKTLVEQAGGTLVTIAKDVKLQVEFNPAVAQAYRLIGYENRLLRKEDFNNDNVDAGEIGAGHTVTALYEVIPVGVPMPEAGSVDALKYQKAGSGERGAGNMARASGELLTLKVRYKEPAGDVSTKLEFPLRDTGKAFADASADFKFAAAVAAFGMRLKNSPHHGEASFAAISEWAREGTGDDTGGYRAEFVELVDEASSLAEN
- a CDS encoding sigma-70 family RNA polymerase sigma factor — its product is MAGDVNTPGTINESHAFVETAVARHQAPLLRYATRLLHGDADRARDVVQDTFVKLLAQKPADVEGHLAEWLFTVCRHRTLDVLRKEGRMKFFEEGQAERLTAAEPLPGAGAERAEAQAAVLKLIERLPRNQQEVVRLKFQNGFSYKEISRITSLSVTNVGFILHTAVARLRKEMAAQAE
- a CDS encoding RDD family protein, which translates into the protein MDRLRVRTPEGVSFTFHLASPVTRLAAWFVDALTIMAAWTAISTAILLLGLLSADIARGAVRIGFFIWVTGYGIALEWLWNGQTLGKRMLRLRVMDERGLPLRFSQVVIRNLLRAVDVLPVAYLVGGVAALMGRKSQRLGDFAAATIVVHEAPPVRVDLGGIVLGKYNSLRGHQHVAARLRAQISPALAYAALQALWRREELEDAARVTLFAELARHFRSLTTLPSEVDEGISDEQFVRNVVEVVFGARPETAAAGVPAGR
- a CDS encoding stage II sporulation protein M, whose product is MIVDLARFVAAEEPHWQRLEKLLERRQGDAWAPLSLAEAKELDYLYRRAGADLARVASFSAEPEMRRRLELLVARAYAEIHGTRRAGAARLRPWQWLSATFPQTLRRHARALLLTVVVTLAGAIFGGVAVAVDPEAKEALMPFSHLQGSPADRVAEEEAAMKDRLAGHKATFAGELMTHNTRVSLFALALGFAWGAGTLVLLFYNGVILGAVIADYLLAGQGVFLAGWLLPHGVIEIPAILVGATGGFVLARAVIGRDDGRPLAVRLRAVADDVATLAAGTALMLVWAGVVESYLSQYHEPAIPYALKIAFGVVEFGLLVAYLGWVGRGKAQEAAS